Genomic segment of Carassius carassius chromosome 19, fCarCar2.1, whole genome shotgun sequence:
gataaagattaaaaaatgtttctcttcaaactatgcagaacaataataaataattatttcaacatttattcatacactgaaccgagaactgtTTTCTGTCGGAgtcatccgattcgagaaccgagtagctgatgatactgcgcataccgacacacagagcatctgaaccgaactgattcttttggtgattgattctgaactgattctgtgctaatgttatgagcgcgggtaaaccgaaggctttaatgaagggcaatcatcgccaatggcattacatcgagcgcaaaagaaccggtgaaccgtttttttttttttaactggtttatttgatcgaactgtccgaaagaaccggttcacttgaggACCTGCTCCTTCGCCCCTtgagtgcccttttgtcaaagcaaaatttcctcaaattttttttgtaataacattcccttttgtgaatgcctgcccacgcccaatcataatattagtacaatttattaataataatttagctgtaaataaaatgaccaacatgatgacctttcacctgacgacgatgaCCTCATCTGACCGGGACGATTCGTCAcgccgcacgcgcattttttaattgctagaggatattttcaaaaccgtggcagctggtaagtggtgtttcattctcagcgaagtgattttgatgtttatttacgtattattattttacaagaacgatgtgatgtgagaacattcagatatgttgtttatattgctgtgtgtagcctgtagtgtagaagtaacactagcgtgctgtttgagggagaaaagtttcacaggcattgAGGGGTcttgtcttttttatgttatttgactaaactattattatattacagaacttatttattttttaacacatagattgccttaaaaataattatcacaacactggtaaggcttattcaaaTTTTCTCATTctttgaattatcattataaaaataaaaacaattcagaaatgaattaaaatataattatattttaaatgtgacgcaaatattttttttctacaatagcaacagtgtttacaacagcaagaccactttagcctgtaaactcaataatatctctctggaaataaatgtaagaatatcagtgtcaataaaaaaatgcataatatacctgacatcaaagtgcagtgtgaaggatatgaataacaaatgtagcctgtcatttgtttacattgcaaaggtgttcaattttagacaacaacaaatacaacagtaataataatattaatcactatgtTCCAGTGTATcaggtttttttaatgttttgtatcaatatttaaggtggacttattgattaggtgcaagagtagtagtgatggttaaaataatcgattaatgctgaaatagtaaattgagccttgttcctagatggacagagagtggaaagtaatagatcaaatgaggagatggagatagaggaagaaaaagagggaaatgtagaagCACAAGTGActgaaagagagcagggaacagcaagccaagAGACAGAGgatggtgagaaagaggaaaatgtagggGCACAAGTGACAAAAAGAGAGCAGGTAAAAGCAaaccaggagacagaggctggtgagaaagaggaaaatgtagaggaacaagtgttttctatagtttttactataaccactgttcttaattattctgtagaacagagaagaaaaaggcatcaggttgggacaatttaagccatttcagtttctaatcccagagttattattattttaaacttaaaattgtcttctctattgtttctttttcaaaactgcatcaaagcatttgctgctgtatcaatacataatcatccatatcgatacgcgaatcagcagGGAATGCATcaaaatatattgctgtattgatattttgaacagcgccatttaaagccttgttccatgtgccccttttatactttgaacacctgcccctccaaaggtctctgcgcggccctgctcagagggagtgtcagccacattaaaaaagttaacagcttaagtcatttgtggattaatgcgtattggagacgtgaaccgtttcaaacgattcagttcgttttggtgaactggttcaaaaagatccggttatatcgaatgattcgttcgcgaaccggatatcacaaactgcagtgttttgaaatctcacaacagacacggaagagaagacaatgctgaataaagttgtagtttttgctgttttggaccaaaatgtattttcgatgcttcaacaaattctaactgaccctctgatgtcacatggactactttgatgatgtttttcttacctttctggacatggacagtataccgtaaacacagtttcaatggagggactgagagctgaACGGAGgactcacgggtttggaacgacatgagggtgagttattaatgacataattttttggatgaacccaccctttaaagtttgagcatattgtttgcaaactgcaattgatcaattaaaaacaaagtagttgatatgctgtgttgtttttgttgtttagtagcagtaatatgcaggTATTAGCCGTgtacactgtattttttgttggttttcatgagaccccccttgaaatgaccaggaccccccccattgcccccccaatcaaaattgtctggagccgccactgattCTGATTATCATTAACGGTTGCGCTCTacgattaatttaatttacatgtaatataaaagtacatgtGACGAAGATGTTTTATCAACAGCTTTAAGTCTAAAGTGCAGTATATACGTCACCGTCTGAATCCGTTCACTCCTGCTGTACACTATGTAGGGATTAGTGAACGAGTGAACGATTTCAGACACAGCTATTGTGTTTTCTGGCTTTCTGGGTGAtttgtttttcacttcacaaatattttacagtgtgtcATGTATAATCTTACCACAGTGTCTCCAGTTTACAGTGAGGATCCTCCAGTCCAGCACAGAGacacttcactcctgaatctctTATTTTATTCAGAGACAGATCCAGTtgtctcaggtgtgaggggtttgatctcagagctgaagtcagagcagaacaaccttcatctgtgatgCCACAATGTctcaacctgtagagaacaatgacacactcttcactctctcagatcagatcagtttaGCTGTGAATCCATTAGTAAAGAGAAAGAACAAATCAATGTGTGATGAATCACTGGACTgagatttaaaatgtcaaagaacaaaaaagaaaaaaaaaacatgatcataAATCATTAAAGcatcataaaaaagtaaaaattcttTATTACACTGTCAGGATTTTTTTAACCAAATACAGTTATGTGATCAGCTAGAGACAAAAAATAAGGAAAATCTGACCACGCCCACAAGCCACGCCCCCAGCACtcattatgaaaaatatatattttagcacaTTAAAAGATATATCttatattgtaaaaatacatactgtcctgtaaaaaataaaaagcagaattTAATAATCAtgacaaaaatattataatatataataataaagtactataatatattatagtgaAGTATatagaattgttattattattaaagtacctgccaaaagtttggaaacattacaattattaatgattttgaaatattttttatcaaaataaagtcttttttttattttattacaaatactaaaaaaaaaaaatttttttaatataatataaaataattatagcaCAACCATTGTGAATTTTATGACAGCACTACCAATCTCAGATTCTCACCATCATTCATCAAAAGTCTTTAACTGTCCTGCAGATgtagctcgtgcagagcccctcaGGACTATTCCGTCCGTTATGTTTATAGAGTGAGAATCATaccaaaacctcacacacacgaTGAGCGGACAACAGGTGAGTTTGCAGTCGTTGCTGGTGAAAAATCACcctgaaggggttgttattcgctataacaacaGCCTCGCTATACATTATCCTTTACACATCACCCTACCCACTACAGACATTACTGGAGTTTAGTTAACATTTGATTATTCACCAGCAACGACTGCAAACTCAACTGTCGGCCGCTCATCGTGTTCAAAACGTCCCCCACGCTAGCGTTTCTTCTTCTATTTCCATGTCCATGGCGGCGCCTAGCAAGTCGGTAACAGGTAATCTGAAGGCATTTGTGTGTGGATCAGCAAGCGGAAAATTAGTGCCTAAAGTCACGTCACAGTTTTTCCTActtgtagaattttttttgtacttgaaggttttttttttttagttggagGATTTTTTTCATTGAAGAAATACGTTTGTTTGTATATGTAAAacatactgtatttgtttgatacgtaagttttttatttgcagaagaaaaagcattagtttgtgagtgatgttttttatttgcaaaccacactgagtttgtttgtgaatcattgggtgtgagtaaaacaggttttgtgtgtgtgagaggttttggcatgattctcactcTATAGATATTTCCTTTCACAGTTTATTTAGGAAATAGCTAAAGACTATTTGTGCGATTTCAATCATCATGCAGATCGCCTACACTGTGAGATATTATTCATACTTGCAGTTAGTAATTACACCTCAGTgtactgcagtgctttacaaaacaGTAGGTAATAACATATTCTTTCTATGATTCAATTGATTATAAACAGATGGTGTCTTTTAGTGTCCTTCCTTGTGTCTCTTCCTAAAACCCCTACACCTGCTCCTAATCACACTGAAGCTGCTGATCAGTAAAGCTGTTCTTGAAGCTGCAGGAAGAGACTCACGCTTCTGAGTTTGGGAACAATATGAGCTGCATGTGATTGATTCTCCAGAACATCTGATCTACTTGTACTCGGGTCGGTTGCCTCAAAAGCCCACAGTTCTTACTCTCTCACTTATCTGACTGGTTTCTTTAGTAATTTTGTCTGCTAACAGTCAAGCCTTTGCTAACAAGACGAGCTATTAGCACTTAGTGTAACAGAATCCATTTAAAGGTGTTGCTAATGCAGAAACAGCTTTAACATGAACACAGAAGTCCACACATGAACAAGTAACAAAGACACACAATGTTTTACTTTCTGTATCTCTGTATCTTGATACAACTATTGTGTTTTCTGGCTTTCTGGGTGAtttgtttttcacttcacaaatattttacagtgtcatATATAATCTTACCACAGTTTCTCCAGTTTACAGTGAGGATCCTCCAGTCCAGCACAGAGATGCTTCACTCCCAAATCTCTTATTTTATTCCCAGAcagattcagttctctcaggtgtgaggggtttgatctcagagctgaagtcagagcaGAACAACCTTTATCTGTGACGTCACAATAActcaacctgtagagaacaatgacacactcttcactctctcagatcagatcagtttaGCTGTGAATCCATTAGTAAAGAGAAAGaacaaagacaaataaacatgTTTGATGGATCACTGGACTGAGATCTAaaatgtcaaaaaacaaaaacgtgAGTCTGATTTAAGATAAATAATATTCCTTTGTTGCACAATattactttaaaggggtcatgatctTTTGACATAAGGACACTGTACtataaaacatcctgtaagtttcagaaacaCAAAACTGAGTCGCTGCTTTTATTGAAGCCAGACTGACGAAACAACAGCTTGTGTGATGATCAGCTTGACAACATTATAAGTGGATCTCAGAGAatggtacaaaataaaaaactgaggCAGTTCATGATGcctttaaaaatgacaattacttaaattccttttttataataatatatgaataaataaataatttattcatatgcCACTTCTATGTTTTTGAATCTAACGTTGTCACTGATTTGATATAAAACACATCTAAATACTGAGCACTAAACTCTGGACAACATCTGCAGCGCTGAAGATTTCTGAGCTTTAACTGTGATTTTCTTCATGTTTTAACAGTGAAGTGATTGTTCTCAGTGATACTTACTGAACTGATCTGGATTCTTTAATCACAGGCAGCAGCTTCTGAAGAACTTTCATATTTTCAGGATTATTCTTtcctttaacaaatttatcaagaCGAAACTCATTCAGTTCCTCTTCTGATGTCAACAACACAAAAGCTACAGCTGACCACTGAGATGAGGAGAGTTTGGTTTCCTTTATTCTTCCAGATGTCAGATACTGTTGTATTTCCTTCACTAGTGAATGATCAcccagttcattcagacagtggAACAGATTGATGGATTTCTCTGGAGAGTCAATGGTCCTGATCTTCTTCTTGATGTACTCAACTGTTTTCTCATTGCTGTCAGAGCTGCTTCTTTTCAGTGTCATTATTTGTTGTAGGAGAATCTGATGAGACTCCACTGACAAACCCAGAAGGAACCGCAGGAAAAGATCCAGATGTCCATTTTTACTCTCAAGAGTCTCATCCACAGCTCTCTGATGAAGTTCAGATAATGAAACATGTTCTGATGAACTGAGCTGAAACCGGTCCTTCACTTTAGACCTTAATTTATGTTTGGTGATTGGctcaaacacatttttgtttgtgtgGTTTGTCCAGGAGAGGTGAACATATAGAGCTGCTAGATGTTCCTGAAtgctcagatgaacaaagcagaaGACTTTCCCCTGATACAAGCCCAACTCCTCTCTGAAGATCTGAGTGCACAATCCTGAGTACACTGATGCTTCTGTCACATCAATGCCACACTCTCTCAGGTCTTCCTCATAGAAGATCAGGTTTCCTTTCACAAGCTGCTGAAAAGCCACTTTCCCCAGTTTGAGGATCATGTCTTCATCTGTCACCTTCTTCTCATAGTCCTTCTCATGTTTGATGTTGGTCTGAAGGAtcaggaagtgtgtgtacatCTGAGTGAGAGTCTTGGGAATCTCTCCTCTCTTACCTCGACTCAACATCTTCTCCAGAACAGCggctgagatccagcagaagactgggatgtggcacatgatgtagAGGCTCCTTGATGACTTCAGGTGTGAGATGATCCTGTCGGCCAGACTCTgatcactgattctcttcctgaagtATTCCTCCTTCTGTGGCTCATTGAAGCCTCGTACCTCTGTCACTCGATGGACACACTCAGAGGGGACGAGAtcagctgctgctggtctggaggtgatccagatgagagcagagggaagcagatTCCCCACAATGAGGTTCATCAGCAGCTCGTCCACTGTGGCTGATTCAGATATATTACACAGTTTCACTTCACTCTTAAAGTCCAGAGACAGACGACactcatccagaccatcaaagatgaacaacACTTTACATTCATTACTGgatttttccatttctttagTTTCAGGGAAAAagacatgaagaagatctgtaagaCTGAGTGTTTTGTCCTTCATCAGGTTGATTTCTCTGAAAGGAAGTGGAAATATGAGCTGGACGTCCTGATTCTCTTTCCCTTCAGCCCAGTCCAGGAtcaacttctgcacagagactgtttttcCAATGCCAGCGACTCCCTTTGTCAGCACAGTTCTAATGGCTTTGTCTTTTCCAGGTAAAGGTCTAAAGATGTCACTGCATTTGATGGCTGTGTCCTCTGTTGCTGCTCTCCTGGATTGTGTctcaatctgtctcacctcatgttCATTACTGATCTCtccactctcactctctgtgatgTAGAGCTCTGTGTAGATCTCATTCAGGAGTGTTGGGTTTCTCTGCGTCGCTGTTCCCTCATACAGACGCTCAAACTTCTTCAGCAGATTTGATCTAAACCTGTTGAGGACTTCATGCCTGGAAAATTAACATACTGCATTATTAAATAAGCTAATGAGCACAGTGTCTTTTATGTATTCTGTATCATAATCAAATAATCTTTTACAGAAATATCAGACCTGAGATCAGTCTTTGTATCTTCACTCTTATAATCTAATGACTGATCCATAGACCCATCACTCCTCACAGACACACAGCTGGACTCTGCTTCTGATCTCTTCTGATCAACTGAACTATAACAGAGAGAGATTCAATCATTTGAATTAAGTACATActgatatattatttaaacaaagttTTAAAAGCAATTCAGCATTATTttcatttacactttttttattacaaaagacaacaaatagaatagaaatagaactGTGTGCTTTCACAAATGTGTCTTTCTGTGTAACACTATACATGATAAAATACcagataaagataaaaaaaatctatttgcaatgtttttcatatataGTAGACAATACTAAAAACACTATTTTGATCATATAAAATGGCAtgctataatatttatataatactgtACCCGAGATCAGTGTTTGTATCTGCACTCTTAAACAGTATTGGATGTCCCATAGACTCCTCACTCCTCACAGACACACAGCTGGACTCTGCTTCTGATCTCTTCTGATCAACTGAACTATAACCGAGAGATTAAAGTCAATCCTCTAAGTTACcacatttaacaaaatacatACTCATATATTAATTAAACAAAGCACTTCAggatcatttcatttacactatttttttattacaaaagtaGATAAATAGAGTGTTTTCACAAATGTGTCTCTCTCAGTAACactatatacagtcaaaccaaaacttACTTAGACacatcaacatttctcacatgaTCACAGTTTATtcacagtaataaaaaaatggtgataaaatatgacaagaactcagaattaaactgtcagaacaaattaatcttgatgtCAGATATAGTTGACGTCAGAAGATAACACCCCCCTTTCAGAATCTGTGAAacgttaattattttaccaaaataagagggatcatacaaaatgcatgttattgtttatttagtactgacctgaataagatatttcacataaaatatgtttacatatagtccacaagaggaAATACTTGAAGTTATAAAATGACCCCGTTTAAAAGTTTAGATCCCTTCGACACACTCAATACTGTGTTGTTAgctgaatgatccacagctgtgtgtttgtgtttagtgatagttgttcatgagtctcttgtttgtcctgaacagttaaactgcctgctATTCTTCAGAAAAATACAcaattcaaacacacaaaaatactgGAAAACCTAAGAATTTGTGGGAGCTGAATGATTTTTCTGAAGAGCAGCagacagtttaactgttcaggacaaacaagagactcatgaacaactatcactaaacacaaacacacagctgtggatcattcagcTAACAACACAGTATTGAGTGAGTCGAGGGgatctaaacttttgaatggggtatTTTTCATAAATTCAGCTCAACCAAAAATTCAGACATATGTTAGTATGACAACACTTCTGAAAAAACTAatacaactaaaaataaaagaaCCATCACAAAAAATTATATTGGTTTTCACTACAAATACCATTACTAACCATCAACTGTTAAccattaaaatcattttttttccctGTAGTGTGCTTTGGGACATATTCCATTAGGATTTACTGGTTTTAACAAGTCACCAATAGAACATGAACAATTACCAGTAGAGACCAACAGGGtccattacagtttccattaaaaccaatacaattcccattataaccagtaaaaccattacaaatgatGTGATGGTGTCTACAGTTTTTTCAGCAGGGAATATTTACACAGCTATCAATaatttgttgaccaattaccaaacAATGCATaactttgttcagtctgtggtgtaaaaaggtcACTTTAGCAATTACagaaaaaacacttaagcaaaacatggtcagctcaaaagtgtctgaataatttttggtcccaatttatttgattaattttactggtagtccactgtataaagaatttttgggtaaaatatgtcacagtttactttatttttctatcCTCACTTACTTATGTGAAGTATAGTGttctgcacccactagtaaaaaaatattaaaaatgatatctggtgtctgaataatttttggtttgactgtatgttaAATATCAGATAAAGATAGAAAAAAAGAAGCTACAAGAAGAATTTCTCATATGCTGTAGAAAATTAGACACTGTTTTGATAATATAAAATTACATGCtataaaaatatttctataaaactgTACCTGAGATCAGTCTTTGTATCTCTACTCTTAAACAGTATTGGTTGTCCCATAGACCAATGACTCCTCACAGACACACAGCTGGACTCTGCTTCTGATCTCTTCTGATCAACTGAACTATAATAAAACAGATTTAATTCTTCATTTCATTTTGAAGGCTATTAAGTATGATTTATTCatctattttttaataaaatcttgATTTTAACTTGAAAGTCAGGCACAAAAACACGAAAGAGACTCCCATCTCCCATCATTGAAGGTGATTTAATACAGTGTTTCTTCAAAGTACCTGTATCCTGGAGAAAACTCTTGATCTGTGGATGTTTGTGTGTCCTCCATGATGAAACAGAATCTGATCTCCAGCACTGACTCTGAatagaaatgacaaacaaactcAATAATTCAGCTGAACGGATCCTGAGAGAAACAGATCATGAGATACACATGTTCAGATACACAATGTTAGTCGTGTGTTAACAAATGATCCAATAAACCACACACAACACCAAACACCAATCAAAACACCTTCATCtgcttgtaaaataaaatattaaacatataaaaCTAAACGTCCTTCAGAGTAAATCTGAAAGCGGAAGTCACCTGCAGGGCCGCATTAAGACTATAAGGGGCCCCTGGGATTTACCTCTTGAGAGGCCCTTccagggctcaacaataaggacTGCCGGATTGCCCGAGGCTAGTGTGAATGACGCTCGGGACAGTAGACAGAACGGTCACTTGCCCGATCGGGCCAGTGCTGTAGGGTGTGCATTATATGTAGTATATGATATCGTAATTGTTGATTTAACGATCTGATATTATCGAGTATGCATCtctttacaaaaaacaaacaaaaacacacccattCTGTGCACGCATGCACTACGTGATGTAGTCTAGTAAGTTAGACTTGTGCACGTGATTTAGTCTTAATGCCTCAGAATTCAAATATGCCactgtatatatttcatatttctataatttaatatctatgttaaccaatattacacacacagtgccgtttttctccaaatattagcatgattacaaatgtgatgattttattcAGCGTACAGTTTAATAAGCAAGAACTTAATATCAAGTATCACCAAATCGTCTGTTTCGCTTTATTTCGCCaacgaaaaaataattattataatccaCAGCTTTAGTGTggttctttcattttaatttatttttttggattaacattacagcagctagtagctaaattaggcgcggtcactttaagagacaacccagccggcacatgactgaccttcaacgttgaaatatggttgaaataaggtcagttgtggtttcaatgTTGAAACAACATTGATTCAACATTTAAAGATGAACGGTTGAAATacttccagcacatgaccaactttcaacattgaaatatggttgaaataaggtcagttgttttaatgaaacaacgttaaaaatgtttaatgctaaatggttgaaaaaggttaacaagcttttaaattatttatattaaattaagattattttaatagcatttttaaatatttagtcatgatacctattctaaaatctaaaggtatatgttaaatattatcatcattaacaccaataaaactatatacatttcgctgctttatcacactgaaacaactcccattggtagttttattttattactttgatcatgattggttaatctggctgtcattcaggaaactggacaatgaattggttcgcgcctttctacatttaaaaatatgaccgttattgtcgtctttctgtgagtgaggTGGCTAACTGTGAGCTGCTGGTCGTTATAACTGACTGCTTGGTCGGTCccgatttatttaatatttgcctgtaaatatttttttattttgagcgaatttgagtcgACATGTCAATGGAGAACAAAAACGGTGAATacaagaagggtcagatgtgttctgcgaggtcctgcaaacatactggcaaaatgaggtaagaaaatcgctatctttattatcttttgaaaatagtaaagtataaccaGAGTTTACAATTTGGTAgcttaa
This window contains:
- the LOC132095595 gene encoding NACHT, LRR and PYD domains-containing protein 12-like isoform X4, whose product is MEDTQTSTDQEFSPGYSSVDQKRSEAESSCVSVRSHWSMGQPILFKSRDTKTDLSSVDQKRSEAESSCVSVRSEESMGHPILFKSADTNTDLGHEVLNRFRSNLLKKFERLYEGTATQRNPTLLNEIYTELYITESESGEISNEHEVRQIETQSRRAATEDTAIKCSDIFRPLPGKDKAIRTVLTKGVAGIGKTVSVQKLILDWAEGKENQDVQLIFPLPFREINLMKDKTLSLTDLLHVFFPETKEMEKSSNECKVLFIFDGLDECRLSLDFKSEVKLCNISESATVDELLMNLIVGNLLPSALIWITSRPAAADLVPSECVHRVTEVRGFNEPQKEEYFRKRISDQSLADRIISHLKSSRSLYIMCHIPVFCWISAAVLEKMLSRGKRGEIPKTLTQMYTHFLILQTNIKHEKDYEKKVTDEDMILKLGKVAFQQLVKGNLIFYEEDLRECGIDVTEASVYSGLCTQIFREELGLYQGKVFCFVHLSIQEHLAALYVHLSWTNHTNKNVFEPITKHKLRSKVKDRFQLSSSEHVSLSELHQRAVDETLESKNGHLDLFLRFLLGLSVESHQILLQQIMTLKRSSSDSNEKTVEYIKKKIRTIDSPEKSINLFHCLNELGDHSLVKEIQQYLTSGRIKETKLSSSQWSAVAFVLLTSEEELNEFRLDKFVKGKNNPENMKVLQKLLPVIKESRSVQLSYCDVTDKGCSALTSALRSNPSHLRELNLSGNKIRDLGVKHLCAGLEDPHCKLEKLWLRHCGITDEGCSALTSALRSNPSHLRQLDLSLNKIRDSGVKCLCAGLEDPHCKLETLWLSYCGVTDEGCSALTSTLRSNPSHLRELNLSGNKIRDLGVKRLCAVLEDPHCKLEILWLRDCDVTDEGCSALASALRSNPSHLRELDLSLNNLEESGVKLLSDLKDDPRYKLERLYYYSQYLDVSSVSSGSADGE
- the LOC132095595 gene encoding NACHT, LRR and PYD domains-containing protein 12-like isoform X3 — translated: MEDTQTSTDQEFSPGYSSVDQKRSEAESSCVSVRSHWSMGQPILFKSRDTKTDLSSVDQKRSEAESSCVSVRSDGSMDQSLDYKSEDTKTDLRHEVLNRFRSNLLKKFERLYEGTATQRNPTLLNEIYTELYITESESGEISNEHEVRQIETQSRRAATEDTAIKCSDIFRPLPGKDKAIRTVLTKGVAGIGKTVSVQKLILDWAEGKENQDVQLIFPLPFREINLMKDKTLSLTDLLHVFFPETKEMEKSSNECKVLFIFDGLDECRLSLDFKSEVKLCNISESATVDELLMNLIVGNLLPSALIWITSRPAAADLVPSECVHRVTEVRGFNEPQKEEYFRKRISDQSLADRIISHLKSSRSLYIMCHIPVFCWISAAVLEKMLSRGKRGEIPKTLTQMYTHFLILQTNIKHEKDYEKKVTDEDMILKLGKVAFQQLVKGNLIFYEEDLRECGIDVTEASVYSGLCTQIFREELGLYQGKVFCFVHLSIQEHLAALYVHLSWTNHTNKNVFEPITKHKLRSKVKDRFQLSSSEHVSLSELHQRAVDETLESKNGHLDLFLRFLLGLSVESHQILLQQIMTLKRSSSDSNEKTVEYIKKKIRTIDSPEKSINLFHCLNELGDHSLVKEIQQYLTSGRIKETKLSSSQWSAVAFVLLTSEEELNEFRLDKFVKGKNNPENMKVLQKLLPVIKESRSVQLSYCDVTDKGCSALTSALRSNPSHLRELNLSGNKIRDLGVKHLCAGLEDPHCKLEKLWLRHCGITDEGCSALTSALRSNPSHLRQLDLSLNKIRDSGVKCLCAGLEDPHCKLETLWLSYCGVTDEGCSALTSTLRSNPSHLRELNLSGNKIRDLGVKRLCAVLEDPHCKLEILWLRDCDVTDEGCSALASALRSNPSHLRELDLSLNNLEESGVKLLSDLKDDPRYKLERLYYYSQYLDVSSVSSGSADGE